In Apostichopus japonicus isolate 1M-3 chromosome 3, ASM3797524v1, whole genome shotgun sequence, a single genomic region encodes these proteins:
- the LOC139963840 gene encoding uncharacterized protein — translation MSAPWVILLLALSVSIGETEASHFRGGLITWRPVDPIPSSHQSNIPQIEISYRMSWRRSWGSQHNCTDEHIAGGNLLDGEGSLQCNCYGLNQQLSYVCTDFSETEDWTSGVSSGFYQPNIPNFQVWFSGCCWINLMNYAGGDWFLMAAIDLSVRNDTGRINSSPTTATLPIIRYHRECHNTITIPVADPDGDDVRCFWATNCGTGCFNLPGAVLDNGTCVITWDTTGLSVGLYGVSIEIMDFATPTSTQPLSYIPLHFLVDVISSSVSCLDQPVFIPPTRVPDSCVGIPENGTYHEPIIARTSSANVSITEITTISPSGMIKSELLPYPDGLPTDYYINTTWNPITVGEEEIMCFNAETNLGSFGAQTCITLITGNPPPEIITIRPGNGEHTPLEDLQVLVRYDQAVARPSRSTMISLHTQTGSNVYNVDSQNYQQVSFPGDNTLQFVVPAQYLSEMTSYYILMESGAARTTTYCGIESAAIDDPNQLTFFVTQVPTTTASPNVTNKTATMTPTPNDDDEFGDEIVLRCGPTSFQIDIPRKLVEDSFETTGLYLLGGAGNPGCMSFDNHQYISLNSSLTGCGNQYTDNSTHSFYSNTVVNHDNNTNMIVEYLSLQIPFTCEYDRSKKLLSHFVTISEYIVKREKGSFVYDFAMYTDISYTVRYNTYPVEAHLGTNLFFRSELLRAADNLEIHLRSCRATPSPNYEDYLVYEFIRDGCGANNAAVRVLTLQTPKQADFEISSFRFRRDIGNEYSQVWVHCEVIVCDVNDTYSECRRGCEESRYRRSIHQYDQKVERLVRGPILLEGIDDRSETLKAGEANGTPHNFSSVFTTSLSIVVVAMVISLMMISVAYYRVMRRLNQHSYEALPNYAGVNH, via the exons ATGTCTGCTCCTTGGGTCATCCTGTTACTTGCGCTTTCAGTTTCGATCGGTGAGACAGAGGCATCTCATTTCAGAGGAGGTCTCATTACCTGGCGACCTGTCGACCCTATACCAAGTAGTCATCAAAGCAACATTCCACAG ATTGAAATATCCTACCGAATGTCATGGCGACGTAGTTGGGGAAGTCAACATAATTGTACGGATGAACACATTGCTGGAGGCAATCTGCTTGATGGAGAAGGATCCTTGCAATGCAATTGCTATGGACTGAATCAACAGCTCTCCTATGTTTGCACGGATTTTAGTGAGACGGAAGACTGGACCAGTGGCGTTAGCTCTGGCTTTTATCAACCAAATATTCCCAATTTCCAAGTTTG GTTTTCTGGATGCTGTTGGATAAATTTAATGAACTACGCAGGTGGGGATTGGTTTTTAATGGCGGCGATTGACTTGAGTGTTCGTAATGACACCGGTCGTATTAACTCATCACCGACAACTGCAACACTGCCTATTATACGGTATCACCGAGAATGTCACAACACCATTACTATACCTG TGGCTGATCCGGATGGTGACGACGTCAGGTGTTTCTGGGCAACTAATTGTGGTACTGGTTGCTTTAACCTACCTGGAGCTGTGCTTGATAAT GGAACATGTGTTATCACATGGGATACGACTGGGCTTTCAGTTGGGCTTTACGGTGTTTCTATAGAAATCATGGATTTTGCGACACCAACTTCAACACAACCTCTCAGTTATATACCTCTGCATTTCCTTGTGGATGTGATCAGCAGTTCAGTCTCTTGCTTGGATCAACCTGTCTTTATTCCTCCAACACGGGTCCCGGATTCTTGTGTAGGTATTCCAGAGAACGGCACCTACCATGAACCGATCATCGCTAGGACCAGTTCCGCGAATGTCAG CATTACTGAAATAACAACAATATCACCGTCTGGAATGATCAAATCTGAACTCTTACCTTACCCTGACGGCCTGCCTACGGattactatataaatactacTTGGAACCCGATCACAGTTGGAGAAGAAGAAATCATGTGCTTTAATGCGGAGACAAACCTTGG ATCCTTCGGTGCACAGACATGTATAACTCTCATTACTGGTA ACCCCCCTCCAGAGATAATTACTATTCGACCAGGCAACGGGGAGCATACGCCACTAGAAGACTTACAAGTGCTCGTACGCTATGACCAGGCG GTTGCTCGACCATCCAGATCTACTATGATATCTCTTCACACCCAAACAGGAAGTAACGTCTATAATGTTGATTCTCAAAATTATCAACAAGTCTCTTTTCCTGGTGACAACACCCTTCAGTTTGTCGTTCCTGCTCAGTATCTGAGTGAGATGACGTCATACTACATCTTAATGGAGTCGGGAGCTGCTAGAACCACGACTTACTGCGGAATAGAGTCTGCAGCCATCGATGATCCAAATCAATTGACGTTTTTCGTCACTCAGG TCCCAACTACAACTGCCAGTCCAAACGTCACTAATAAAACTGCTACCATGACACCTACGCCGAATGACGATGATGAGTTTGGTGACGAAATTGTCCTCCGCTGTGGCCCAACATCTTTTCAGATCGACATCCCACGAAAGCTGGTTGAAGATTCATTTGAGACTACCGGGCTTTATCTCCTGGGAGGTGCTGGGAATCCAGGCTGCATGAGCTTTGACAATCATCAGTACATCAGTCTTAACAGCTCACTAACCGGCTGTGGTAACCAATACACG GATAACTCAACACACAGTTTTTACTCTAATACTGTCGTAAATCATGACAACAATACCAACATGATCGTGGAGTACCTAAGCTTGCAGATTCCGTTTACCTGTGAGTACGACCGATCCAAGAAACTCCTTTCACACTTTGTGACTATCAGCGAGTACATCGTGAAACGTGAGAAAGGAAGCTTTGTCTACGACTTCGCTATGTATACGGATATCTCGTACACGGTTAGATACAACACGTATCCCGTAGAGGCACATCTTGGTACAAACTTATTCTTTCGATCGGAGCTACTTCGAGCCGCTGATAATTTAGAAATCCACCTGCGTAGCTGTCGTGCGACGCCCTCTCCTAACTACGAAGATTATCTCGTTTACGAATTTATTAGAGACGG ATGCGGTGCTAATAACGCCGCGGTGAGAGTGCTAACACTACAAACTCCGAAACAGGCGGATTTTGAAATCTCAAGCTTTAGGTTTAGACGAGACATtggaaatgaatattcacaG GTTTGGGTTCACTGCGAGGTCATTGTCTGTGACGTAAATGATACATATTCAGAGTGCCGTCGAGGCTGCGAAGAGAGCCGTTATCGTCGATCCATTCATCAATATGATCAGAAAGTAGAACGACTTGTAAGAGGGCCTATTTTACTCGAAGGAATTGACGACAGATCCGAGACTC TGAAGGCGGGCGAAGCTAATGGAACACCTCACAACTTTTCATCGGTTTTCACTACTTCCCTCTCCATCGTGGTCGTTGCAATGGTTATCAGTTTGATGATGATTAGCGTGGCATACTATCGTGTCATGCGCAGATTAAATCAACATAGCTACGAGGCGCTGCCAAACTATGCAGGCGTAAACCACTAA